One genomic segment of Leptospira yasudae includes these proteins:
- a CDS encoding type II toxin-antitoxin system VapC family toxin, with product MQNVALIDSGPIVALFNSNDKFHKSTYKFIKSYKGSLFSSWSVVTEVVYLLSFSIEAQSDFLEWIERGSIQILDISVEDLRYIKNRMKKYSDLPMDLADASLMCIAEREGIERIISIDSDFSIYKTLKGKFLQNLLKV from the coding sequence ATGCAAAACGTAGCTCTAATTGATTCCGGTCCAATTGTTGCTTTATTTAATTCTAACGATAAATTTCACAAATCTACTTACAAATTCATTAAATCTTATAAAGGTTCTCTATTCTCATCATGGTCAGTAGTTACTGAAGTCGTTTACTTACTTTCATTTTCAATAGAAGCCCAATCTGACTTCTTAGAATGGATTGAAAGGGGAAGCATACAAATCTTAGATATAAGCGTAGAAGATCTTCGATATATAAAAAACCGTATGAAAAAATATTCTGACTTACCTATGGATTTGGCGGATGCTTCTTTAATGTGTATTGCTGAAAGGGAAGGGATTGAACGGATTATTAGTATTGATTCTGATTTTTCTATTTACAAAACATTGAAAGGAAAGTTTTTACAAAACTTGTTAAAAGTATAA
- a CDS encoding ribbon-helix-helix protein, CopG family yields MISLRLPPELERKLDSFAKSEGKSRSEIVKDSILEYIKNHGSIKTPFELGEDLFGKHAADVSDLAQNRKKYLYQSIKGKNAKRSSN; encoded by the coding sequence ATGATAAGTTTACGTTTACCACCGGAATTAGAAAGAAAATTGGATTCCTTTGCAAAATCTGAAGGTAAAAGTCGTTCTGAAATAGTTAAAGATTCTATCTTAGAATATATTAAAAATCACGGGAGTATCAAAACTCCATTTGAATTAGGGGAAGATCTATTCGGGAAACACGCTGCGGATGTTTCGGATTTAGCTCAAAATCGGAAAAAATATTTGTATCAATCAATTAAGGGTAAAAATGCAAAACGTAGCTCTAATTGA
- a CDS encoding helix-turn-helix domain-containing protein, with translation MDFEEFLIKVGKNIQKVRKEKGLTQENMDEGDYAVPVRTLQDIEAGRANFTANSIFKLSKRLKVKPRDLLDI, from the coding sequence GTGGATTTCGAAGAATTTTTAATAAAAGTCGGAAAGAATATTCAAAAAGTTCGGAAGGAAAAGGGACTTACTCAGGAAAATATGGATGAAGGCGATTACGCCGTTCCTGTAAGAACTTTACAAGATATTGAAGCGGGTAGAGCTAATTTCACCGCTAACTCAATTTTCAAGCTTTCGAAACGATTAAAAGTTAAACCAAGAGATTTATTAGATATTTGA
- a CDS encoding helix-turn-helix transcriptional regulator, with translation MTRKSKNKVQSIVRKWPKSEIIRRISEEEKKAFYHQLKVARIEANLTQEQVAKMIKRSRSQVSKIESGKCRLYMDEFLKFMKIYKKSPFFFYSVFTTNEVIKSTKRARVKSAKQF, from the coding sequence ATGACGAGAAAATCTAAAAACAAGGTCCAAAGTATTGTCCGAAAATGGCCTAAATCGGAAATCATAAGGAGAATTTCCGAGGAAGAGAAGAAAGCTTTTTATCATCAATTAAAAGTGGCTCGGATAGAAGCGAATCTTACTCAAGAACAAGTAGCTAAAATGATCAAAAGAAGCAGAAGTCAGGTTTCAAAGATAGAATCGGGTAAATGTAGGTTGTACATGGATGAGTTTTTAAAGTTTATGAAGATTTATAAGAAATCTCCTTTCTTCTTTTACTCTGTATTTACTACAAATGAAGTCATTAAGTCAACGAAGAGAGCCCGAGTAAAATCTGCGAAGCAGTTTTAA
- a CDS encoding methyltransferase → MYYNLNTDFSLKDSGYSNYDDTTSMPRHRWYYYKEGFSPRLVESAIEQSYITKKDLIIDPFNGSGTTTLTCSTNGFRSIGLEVNPFTSFLSDTKIKSAKVKDIRNWKVKLFKSVEKGALSPLLGYSTFSKRKNLSKWLFNDSVLNAFEGGWRFTNSIPAYNVRKLFKLSLIASAMQNCNATKDGKCLRYNDNWWKKKFNKNSFLENLDTSLNHIEEDILKKPILSPGTIINGDSRIALSKLNGFDRFKLCITSPPYLNTFDYTDIYRPELFLGKFIDQTIGLQGLRLSTIRSHIQVKWEKPKLNDFGLLYKQTIRYLQDNRENLMHKDIPLMAQAYFEDMYNIFKLLKTKAAPNAYIWFVVSNSAYAGHELPVDLILGDIGSKAGWYLKEIGVLRYLKKRKTKYSTNVHELRESVIIFSNRKF, encoded by the coding sequence ATGTATTATAATTTAAATACTGATTTTTCCTTAAAAGATAGCGGTTATTCGAATTATGATGATACGACGTCGATGCCTAGACACAGATGGTATTATTATAAAGAAGGATTTTCTCCTAGATTAGTAGAATCAGCAATCGAGCAATCCTATATTACTAAAAAGGATTTAATTATTGATCCATTTAATGGAAGTGGGACTACAACGTTGACTTGTTCGACCAATGGATTCAGGTCAATTGGTCTTGAGGTAAATCCATTCACTTCTTTTTTATCTGATACAAAGATAAAGAGTGCCAAAGTTAAAGATATAAGGAACTGGAAAGTTAAACTATTTAAATCTGTTGAGAAGGGTGCTCTTTCTCCGTTACTAGGTTATTCAACATTTTCGAAGAGAAAGAACCTATCAAAATGGCTATTTAATGATTCCGTTCTTAATGCTTTTGAAGGAGGTTGGCGCTTTACGAATTCAATTCCCGCATATAATGTTCGTAAACTTTTTAAACTTTCACTTATTGCGTCTGCAATGCAAAATTGTAATGCAACTAAAGATGGTAAATGCCTTCGTTATAATGATAATTGGTGGAAAAAAAAGTTTAATAAAAATTCTTTTTTAGAAAATTTAGATACGAGCCTCAATCATATTGAAGAGGATATACTAAAAAAACCAATTCTTAGCCCTGGTACAATAATTAATGGAGATTCTCGGATTGCTTTAAGTAAATTAAATGGGTTTGACAGATTTAAGTTATGTATTACTTCCCCACCATACTTGAATACATTTGATTATACAGATATCTATCGACCTGAACTGTTTTTGGGTAAATTTATCGATCAAACTATAGGTTTACAAGGGCTCAGATTATCTACTATTCGCTCTCATATACAGGTAAAATGGGAGAAACCGAAGTTAAATGATTTTGGTCTTCTATACAAGCAAACAATACGGTATCTTCAGGATAACCGTGAAAACTTGATGCATAAAGATATCCCTCTGATGGCCCAAGCATATTTTGAGGATATGTACAATATTTTTAAACTTTTGAAAACAAAGGCGGCACCAAATGCTTATATATGGTTTGTAGTTTCAAATTCTGCATATGCAGGCCATGAATTACCTGTCGATTTGATTCTTGGAGATATAGGTTCGAAGGCTGGCTGGTATTTGAAGGAAATCGGAGTATTAAGATATCTAAAAAAACGGAAAACTAAATATAGCACCAATGTTCATGAATTGCGTGAAAGCGTAATTATTTTTTCGAACAGGAAATTTTAA
- a CDS encoding AAA family ATPase, which produces MQGKFNFITLNKVLLRNFTLYSKKGKVYEVNEEIDKKVYCLAGANGLGKTTFLNAINFGLTGIVLEPDKAVFSPSEIVKLNYKYTERYFGGRISSSDAKKSEIEILFNVNGKYCRIIRNFFQREELRLFEVFVIQDGKKVSQIQDNVKSPTELNELYQKFICIETGFSDFDYFLFYQLYVLTFDENRRMIFWDDRASRHAIAIAFNSDPEDANKIADLTRKIEKHDSNARNARYQAKLIGRKIEDLKPDDKKKKIKDVENIEDEYKNLSKDLEKQERILNNINIEHDSMLKRQSYLNSEIMHLKNEHSKLFSLYSKPRSKLVENTNVRMSLSKQECCLCGTVGSYIVESIERNIHKDSCPLCNTVINESTSIEQSRLLKSIEKNDVLISDKGNELDNLTTEIETKALELEKAEFEYNMAKEKLEEFMNEFSSVSFIDSRDNGIGALLDQYEKQYDSFVKESKDEYKKRDLLKPDYAKLLKKVEIAYREAEKSFVPIFKKLAKSFIGQDLNIQVKRSDKTIKLVLELKKTARTESFQLSESQRFFLDIALRMALSVFLSKKNSPATMFIDTPEGSLDIAYESRVGNMFAQYATDYDQNLFLTANINPSRLLISLAEECGKSKMQFRRMLDWTDLTTVQKEGEGLFQQVYRNIEKALLSKK; this is translated from the coding sequence ATGCAAGGTAAGTTTAATTTTATAACGCTTAATAAAGTATTATTAAGAAATTTTACATTATATAGTAAAAAAGGCAAGGTGTATGAAGTAAACGAAGAGATAGATAAGAAGGTTTACTGCTTAGCCGGAGCAAATGGGCTAGGTAAAACTACATTTTTAAATGCGATTAATTTTGGCTTAACTGGAATTGTTTTAGAGCCAGATAAAGCAGTCTTTTCGCCAAGTGAAATTGTTAAGTTGAATTATAAATATACTGAACGATATTTCGGTGGCAGGATCAGTAGCTCCGATGCGAAAAAATCAGAGATCGAAATTTTGTTCAATGTTAACGGAAAATACTGTCGAATCATAAGAAATTTCTTTCAAAGGGAAGAACTACGACTATTCGAGGTATTCGTTATCCAAGATGGAAAGAAAGTTTCTCAAATTCAGGATAATGTAAAAAGCCCAACTGAACTTAATGAGTTGTACCAGAAATTTATATGTATAGAGACCGGCTTTTCAGATTTTGATTATTTTCTTTTTTATCAATTATACGTACTTACGTTTGATGAAAACAGAAGAATGATTTTTTGGGATGACCGTGCTTCTCGACACGCGATAGCTATCGCTTTCAATTCTGATCCGGAAGATGCGAATAAAATTGCTGATTTAACTAGAAAAATTGAAAAGCATGATTCAAATGCAAGAAATGCAAGATATCAAGCTAAACTCATTGGGCGTAAAATTGAAGATCTGAAGCCGGACGATAAGAAAAAGAAAATAAAAGATGTAGAAAATATCGAAGATGAATATAAAAACTTATCAAAAGATCTAGAAAAACAAGAAAGAATTCTCAATAATATAAATATAGAACATGATAGTATGCTAAAGAGGCAGAGCTATCTAAACTCAGAGATAATGCATCTCAAGAACGAGCATTCAAAATTATTTTCTCTATATTCAAAGCCGCGCTCGAAGCTTGTTGAAAATACAAATGTTCGTATGTCTCTTAGTAAGCAAGAATGTTGTCTATGCGGAACAGTCGGAAGTTACATCGTAGAAAGCATTGAAAGGAATATTCATAAAGATAGCTGCCCATTATGTAATACTGTAATTAATGAATCAACTTCGATTGAGCAAAGTAGGTTACTGAAGTCGATTGAAAAAAACGACGTCCTAATCTCTGATAAAGGCAATGAATTAGATAATCTGACAACCGAGATCGAAACTAAGGCACTCGAATTAGAAAAGGCAGAATTTGAATATAATATGGCTAAAGAAAAGTTAGAAGAATTTATGAATGAGTTTTCATCTGTATCGTTTATAGATTCAAGAGATAACGGGATAGGTGCATTATTAGATCAATATGAAAAACAATATGATTCTTTTGTCAAAGAATCAAAGGACGAATATAAGAAACGAGATTTGTTAAAGCCTGACTATGCAAAGTTATTAAAGAAAGTGGAAATTGCATATAGAGAAGCTGAAAAGTCTTTTGTTCCAATATTTAAAAAGCTCGCGAAGAGTTTTATTGGCCAAGATTTGAATATTCAAGTTAAAAGAAGTGATAAAACTATAAAATTAGTTTTAGAATTAAAAAAGACAGCTCGAACTGAATCTTTCCAGCTTTCGGAGAGTCAGCGTTTTTTCTTGGATATTGCCTTACGAATGGCACTTTCTGTTTTTTTATCAAAAAAGAACTCCCCTGCGACGATGTTTATCGATACTCCTGAAGGTTCTTTGGATATTGCTTATGAAAGTAGGGTAGGTAATATGTTCGCACAGTATGCAACAGATTATGATCAAAATCTTTTCCTGACAGCAAATATTAACCCGTCTCGTCTGCTAATATCTCTCGCCGAAGAATGCGGGAAATCTAAGATGCAATTTCGTAGAATGTTGGACTGGACTGATTTGACAACGGTTCAGAAAGAAGGGGAAGGCCTTTTTCAGCAAGTTTATCGAAACATTGAAAAAGCATTGTTGAGTAAGAAATGA
- a CDS encoding putative toxin-antitoxin system toxin component, PIN family: MLKVLLDTNIYISAILFKGKPRLVFQDLIDEAFTGYISREILDEIESTLSKPKFNLNDNFIQIVLSEIRDITTLIKNKPIKDYLDLRDRDDYHILESAFAAKVDYLITGDKDLLTLQKVKNFKIITPDEYLSIKEGNKA, from the coding sequence ATGTTGAAGGTATTATTAGATACTAATATTTACATCTCAGCTATTTTATTTAAGGGAAAACCAAGACTTGTTTTCCAAGATTTAATCGATGAGGCTTTTACTGGATATATTTCAAGAGAAATATTAGATGAAATAGAATCTACTCTTTCTAAGCCAAAATTCAATCTTAATGATAATTTCATTCAAATTGTTTTGTCCGAGATTAGAGACATTACAACACTCATTAAGAATAAACCTATTAAGGATTATTTGGACTTAAGAGATAGAGACGATTATCACATCTTGGAATCTGCTTTTGCAGCTAAAGTAGATTACTTAATTACTGGAGATAAAGATTTGCTGACTCTTCAGAAAGTTAAGAATTTTAAAATTATTACTCCAGATGAGTATTTAAGTATTAAAGAGGGAAATAAGGCCTAA
- a CDS encoding CopG family ribbon-helix-helix protein, with protein sequence MNQTVNISFEKALLKEIDKIAKREHRSRSELIREAARAYIEKKTRWQAIFDFSSKAITQSDISEKDIFNEIKSVRSKRNIS encoded by the coding sequence ATGAACCAGACTGTCAACATTTCCTTTGAGAAAGCACTTTTAAAAGAAATCGATAAAATTGCAAAGAGGGAACACAGATCCAGGTCCGAATTAATTCGCGAAGCCGCGCGAGCCTATATTGAGAAAAAAACTAGATGGCAAGCAATATTTGACTTCTCTTCAAAGGCTATTACTCAAAGCGATATTTCCGAAAAAGACATTTTCAATGAAATCAAATCTGTCAGAAGTAAAAGAAACATTTCTTAA
- a CDS encoding SDH family Clp fold serine proteinase, with product MSQEEIKESKSESKKLSLDDLLKLLFIGYDENGTDEAKKQFGSTLSQYLKQVFDGYEKLKNYNVIIHYDPSSITKGDSDSIYESVVTFDKNKPILDILYSRGGSGGTAYLIGKLFRENCEDKIVVAVPRIAKSAATLLCCVADEIHMGSLSELGPIDPQFDDKPALGLKNAIEHLALLVKENPESSSMFAQYLHLSIDPINLGYYERVAESSMQYAERLLNTHKNRLSPDKIKKIAADLVYAYKDHGFVIDKSEASEIFGAKIVKINTDEYKFSNDIYNTLNFIRRMSQYLNYQFYFIGSFDAEPTFRQKN from the coding sequence GTGTCACAAGAAGAAATAAAAGAATCTAAATCTGAAAGCAAAAAACTGTCTTTGGACGATTTGCTTAAATTACTTTTCATTGGCTATGATGAAAATGGAACTGATGAAGCAAAAAAGCAATTTGGATCGACGTTAAGTCAGTATCTGAAACAAGTCTTTGATGGTTATGAAAAATTAAAAAATTACAATGTTATTATACATTATGATCCAAGTTCAATAACTAAGGGTGATTCTGATTCAATATATGAATCGGTAGTTACATTTGATAAAAATAAACCTATTCTCGATATTCTTTATTCAAGAGGTGGGTCAGGTGGTACGGCGTATCTTATTGGAAAATTATTTCGGGAAAATTGTGAAGATAAAATTGTAGTTGCTGTTCCAAGGATTGCAAAGTCAGCAGCAACATTACTTTGTTGTGTCGCTGATGAAATTCATATGGGGAGCCTAAGTGAATTAGGTCCAATCGACCCGCAATTTGATGATAAACCTGCATTGGGATTGAAAAATGCTATCGAACATCTCGCACTATTAGTCAAAGAAAATCCTGAGTCTTCTTCTATGTTCGCACAATATTTGCATTTATCGATAGATCCGATTAATTTAGGATATTATGAACGTGTTGCCGAGTCTTCTATGCAGTATGCTGAAAGACTTTTAAACACTCATAAAAATAGATTGTCACCGGATAAAATTAAAAAGATTGCTGCAGATCTAGTTTATGCTTACAAAGATCATGGTTTCGTAATTGATAAATCAGAAGCTTCGGAAATCTTCGGAGCAAAAATCGTTAAAATTAATACAGATGAATATAAATTTTCCAACGACATTTATAATACTTTAAATTTTATTAGAAGAATGTCGCAGTACCTTAATTATCAATTTTACTTCATCGGATCCTTTGATGCCGAACCGACATTTAGACAAAAAAATTGA